A genomic region of Papaver somniferum cultivar HN1 chromosome 7, ASM357369v1, whole genome shotgun sequence contains the following coding sequences:
- the LOC113299027 gene encoding uncharacterized protein LOC113299027 — MVGVFPSTISRLVLGVKLLGGPVSQDQLYCNNMVVSRVEKTVHLMSKVRKLNDSQCELLLLCNCIGVSKLYFTLRTTNPMAIQSVTSLYDQHLIRYLRQLVVGDGAGFGPVQQRLATLSIKSGGFGVYTMKDTGKYCYLAFYAQTLPLQHNILKLDSPSELSTCYEYALQTFTQAFGTTVSNFDIRDASPQFMKTWAAKYFDFVKETLPSSFPLNEREVILWQHNREKHAMDFLKAIPIAGLNQTVGTRQFSVVLQYRLGIPFFESESSCSVCRRPMDQYGDHAIHCASEVGIKFRHDMVRDGFADICYKGGVSARKEVSLGFLTNSSKSAKPADVLVYNWIDGKMFASTSQGSLHLQVLELALSLPAMPFLLLYHASCINIKNCAQGMVMASRF; from the coding sequence ATGGTAGGTGTTTTCCCTTCAACAATTAGCAGGCTTGTGCTTGGAGTGAAATTGCTGGGAGGGCCGGTCAGCCAGGATCAACTATATTGTAACAATATGGTGGTTAGTAGGGTTGAGAAGACAGTTCACCTGATGAGCAAAGTACGGAAGCTGAATGACTCACAATGtgagttattattattatgcaacTGCATTGGTGTTTCCAAGCTCTACTTCACGCTGCGTACTACTAACCCTATGGCCATCCAATCTGTGACCTCTCTTTATGATCAACACTTAATCCGTTACTTACGTCAGTTGGTTGTGGGAGATGGCGCCGGCTTTGGTCCTGTGCAGCAACGATTGGCCACCTTATCTATCAAGTCCGGCGGTTTTGGTGTTTACACTATGAAAGATACTGGAAAGTATTGTTATCTTGCCTTTTACGCACAAACTCTGCCCTTACAACATAATATTTTAAAGCTTGATTCTCCTTCAGAACTGAGCACTTGTTATGAATATGCTTTGCAGACATTTACACAGGCTTTTGGTACTACAGTTTCCAACTTCGATATCAGAGACGCTTCCCCCCAGTTTATGAAGACCTGGGCAGCAAAATACTTTGATTTCGTCAAGGAAACCTTACCCTCAAGCTTTCCCTTGAATGAAAGAGAAGTTATCTTATGGCAACACAACAGAGAGAAGCATGCTATGGACTTCTTAAAAGCCATTCCTATCGCCGGTTTAAATCAAACTGTTGGGACGAGACAATTTAGCGTCGTACTTCAATACCGTTTAGGCATACCCTTCTTTGAATCTGAGAGCTCATGTTCTGTCTGCAGACGGCCAATGGACCAATATGGTGATCACGCAATACATTGTGCAAGTGAAGTGGGTATCAAATTTAGGCATGATATGGTTAGGGATGGTTTTGCTGACATATGCTATAAAGGTGGAGTTTCCGCAAGGAAAGAAGTTTCTTTGGGCTTCCTAACCAACAGTTCCAAATCTGCGAAACCAGCAGACGTTTTGGTTTATAATTGGATAGATGGAAAGATGTTTGCTTCGACGTCACAAGGGTCTCTCCATTTACAAGTGTTAGAACTCGCTCTTTCACTCCCGGCCATGCCATTTCTGCTGTTGTATCACGCAAGTTGCATAAATATCAAGAATTGTGCGCAAGGCATGGTTATGGCTTCCAGGTTTTAG